In the genome of Myxococcus stipitatus, one region contains:
- a CDS encoding DUF7107 domain-containing protein — protein MRHPPVVRGLLTPLVLLLAFLQGCIIRENDDDWMDEDGLCSCVSSSDCESDQFCRAGYCRDRSPNARDCFSSNDCERSEVCINSVCLQPCTRPGDCGAGGKCEAGFCAPGTPPSRDGGTVDAGPRPDGGPRPDGGPRPDGGHPPTGDAGPSPQCWVNKDCGAGNYCINNQCYRGCTTDGQCSSTETCSANVCRPRPRDPNACYSAGDCSGGKDCVNGQCRAQCSSTTECAADHACEIGYCQPIPHGGECRANCDCPSGQVCTNGQCRSSQPDPGKACQATCDCPSGEVCTEGYCRAPPPPPDAGPGPGPACTANCECPSGQVCTNGACEQPQPSPDAGTVCRANCECPASQVCVEGACRPQGSGNACQANCECPAGERCVNNACWR, from the coding sequence ACGCCGCTCGTGTTGCTGTTGGCCTTCCTACAAGGCTGCATCATCCGCGAGAACGATGACGACTGGATGGACGAGGACGGCCTCTGCTCCTGCGTTTCGAGCAGCGACTGTGAGTCGGACCAGTTCTGCCGTGCCGGTTACTGTCGAGACCGCTCACCGAACGCTCGGGATTGCTTCTCGTCCAATGACTGTGAGCGCTCCGAGGTCTGCATCAACTCCGTCTGTCTCCAGCCCTGCACGCGTCCTGGGGACTGCGGCGCGGGAGGCAAGTGCGAAGCGGGCTTCTGCGCCCCTGGCACGCCTCCGTCGAGGGACGGTGGCACTGTCGATGCCGGCCCGCGTCCGGACGGAGGTCCTCGTCCCGACGGCGGCCCGCGCCCGGATGGCGGTCATCCGCCGACTGGCGATGCGGGCCCGTCGCCGCAGTGCTGGGTGAACAAGGACTGCGGCGCGGGGAACTACTGCATCAACAACCAGTGCTACCGAGGCTGCACCACGGATGGGCAGTGCTCCAGCACCGAGACGTGCAGCGCCAATGTCTGCCGTCCTCGCCCCAGGGACCCGAACGCGTGCTACTCGGCGGGGGACTGCTCGGGGGGCAAGGATTGCGTGAATGGCCAGTGCCGCGCGCAGTGCTCGTCCACCACCGAGTGCGCCGCGGACCACGCGTGCGAGATTGGCTACTGCCAGCCCATTCCCCACGGCGGCGAGTGCCGCGCCAACTGCGACTGCCCCTCCGGCCAGGTCTGCACGAACGGCCAGTGCCGTTCCTCGCAGCCGGACCCGGGCAAGGCGTGCCAGGCCACCTGCGACTGCCCCTCGGGAGAGGTGTGCACGGAGGGCTACTGCCGCGCGCCGCCGCCTCCTCCGGACGCGGGCCCCGGTCCCGGCCCCGCGTGCACGGCCAACTGCGAGTGCCCCTCCGGTCAGGTCTGCACCAACGGTGCATGCGAACAGCCGCAGCCCTCGCCCGACGCGGGCACGGTGTGCCGCGCCAACTGCGAGTGCCCCGCGTCGCAGGTGTGCGTGGAGGGCGCGTGCAGGCCCCAGGGCAGTGGCAATGCCTGTCAGGCGAATTGTGAGTGCCCCGCGGGCGAGCGCTGCGTCAACAACGCCTGCTGGCGGTAG
- a CDS encoding class I SAM-dependent methyltransferase: MAAPEGTQGNGGDEAGMFANRLRKGAKHFRKWARAQGLTAFRVYDRDIPEYPFAIDLYGDCVHVTEYPRRRALKSGTAETQRTEVLEAVASVLEVPAERIFVKTHTPQPWGRAQYGRVGEGSGRLVVEERGLKFWVNLGDYLDTGLFMDHRDTRQRVREEAKGKRFLNLFAYTGAFTVYAAAGGAASTVTVDLSNTYLDWAEDNLDLNGLANSRHELIRADAKAWVEAQAEGPERYDLIVCDPPSFSTSKKMTGSFNVQRDHVRLLDALRTLLSPGGVLYFSNNFLGFQLDAKAARGWKSVEELTPASIPEDFQRKDIHRCWRMVAP; the protein is encoded by the coding sequence ATGGCTGCACCCGAAGGCACTCAAGGCAACGGCGGCGACGAGGCGGGCATGTTCGCCAACCGGCTCCGCAAGGGCGCGAAGCACTTTCGCAAGTGGGCCCGCGCCCAGGGGCTGACGGCCTTCCGCGTCTATGACCGGGACATTCCCGAGTACCCCTTCGCCATCGACCTCTACGGCGACTGCGTCCACGTCACGGAGTACCCGCGCCGCCGCGCGCTCAAGTCCGGCACCGCGGAGACGCAGCGGACCGAAGTGCTCGAGGCGGTGGCCTCCGTGCTGGAGGTCCCCGCCGAGCGCATCTTCGTGAAGACGCACACGCCCCAGCCGTGGGGCCGCGCGCAGTACGGCCGGGTGGGCGAGGGCAGCGGGCGGCTCGTGGTGGAGGAGCGCGGGCTGAAGTTCTGGGTCAACCTGGGCGACTACCTGGACACCGGCCTCTTCATGGACCACCGGGACACCCGTCAGCGGGTGCGTGAAGAGGCAAAGGGCAAGCGCTTCCTCAACCTCTTCGCGTACACGGGGGCCTTCACCGTCTACGCCGCGGCGGGTGGTGCCGCGAGCACCGTGACGGTGGACCTGTCCAACACGTACCTGGACTGGGCCGAGGACAACCTGGACCTGAACGGCCTGGCGAACTCGCGCCACGAGCTCATCCGCGCGGACGCGAAGGCGTGGGTGGAGGCCCAGGCCGAGGGCCCCGAGCGCTATGACCTCATCGTCTGCGACCCGCCCTCGTTCTCCACGTCGAAGAAGATGACGGGCTCGTTCAACGTGCAGCGAGACCACGTGCGGCTCTTGGATGCGCTCCGGACGCTGCTCTCGCCCGGAGGCGTCCTCTACTTCTCCAACAACTTCCTCGGCTTCCAGCTCGACGCCAAGGCCGCGCGCGGCTGGAAGTCCGTGGAAGAGCTCACGCCCGCCTCCATCCCCGAGGACTTCCAACGCAAGGACATCCACCGCTGCTGGCGGATGGTGGCGCCCTGA
- a CDS encoding crotonase/enoyl-CoA hydratase family protein, protein MSVRVEKQGPVTTVILHRPEVRNAVDGVTAQALADAFRAFDADSEARVGVLYGDGGTFCAGADLKAVSERRLPRLEVDGDGPMGPSRMVLSKPVIAAISGHAVAGGLELALWCDLRVVEEDAVLGVFCRRWGVPLIDGGTVRLPRLIGLSRAMDLILTGRPVPAQEALAMGLVNRVVPIGQAREAAEALAREVAAFPQACMNADRASAYAQVGLGLEEALRREFLCGVEVLESESIAGATRFAKGAGRHGTFE, encoded by the coding sequence ATGAGCGTGCGCGTCGAGAAGCAGGGCCCCGTCACCACCGTCATCCTCCACCGGCCCGAGGTGCGCAACGCGGTGGATGGGGTCACCGCCCAGGCCCTGGCCGACGCGTTCCGCGCCTTCGACGCGGACAGCGAGGCGCGCGTGGGGGTGCTGTACGGAGACGGCGGGACGTTCTGCGCGGGCGCGGACCTGAAGGCGGTCTCCGAGCGGCGGCTGCCTCGGCTCGAGGTCGATGGGGACGGGCCCATGGGGCCCTCGCGCATGGTGCTGAGCAAGCCCGTCATCGCGGCCATCAGCGGCCATGCGGTGGCGGGGGGGCTGGAGCTGGCGCTGTGGTGTGACTTGCGCGTGGTGGAGGAGGACGCGGTGCTGGGCGTCTTCTGTCGGCGCTGGGGCGTGCCGCTCATCGACGGGGGCACGGTGCGGCTGCCCCGGCTCATCGGCCTGTCGCGGGCCATGGACCTCATCCTCACCGGCCGCCCGGTGCCGGCCCAGGAGGCGCTGGCCATGGGGCTGGTCAACCGGGTGGTTCCTATCGGACAGGCGCGGGAGGCGGCCGAGGCGCTCGCCCGGGAAGTGGCCGCGTTTCCGCAGGCTTGCATGAACGCGGACCGGGCCTCGGCCTACGCGCAGGTGGGGTTGGGGCTGGAGGAAGCGCTGCGGAGGGAGTTCCTCTGCGGGGTGGAAGTGTTGGAGAGCGAATCCATTGCGGGGGCCACCCGGTTCGCGAAGGGGGCGGGTCGACACGGGACGTTCGAGTAG
- a CDS encoding cystathionine gamma-synthase, with amino-acid sequence MRFDTLAIHAGQEPDPTTGAIMTPVYLSSTYVQDGPGEHKGYEYSRTHNPTRKALQDCLAALEGAKHGAAFASGLAATDMLMHMLDAGDHVVVSDDVYGGTFRIFDKVFKRSGLNFSFVDLSQPGAFEAAITPKTKMVWVESPTNPMLKLIDLARIAEVARKRGILAVADNTFMTPYFQRPLDLGFDVVTHSTTKYLNGHSDVVGGFVCTSRDDVAERMYFLQNAVGGVSGAFDSFLVLRGVKTLHVRMDRHALNAMKVSQFLISHPKVKKVTYPGLETHPQHALAKQQMKGFGGMLTFDIHGGLEAARRFLKTTKVFACAESLGGVESLIEHPAIMTHASVPKETREKLGITDGFIRLSVGIEDSQDLIDDLAQALDVVK; translated from the coding sequence ATGCGCTTCGACACCCTCGCGATTCATGCCGGCCAGGAGCCGGATCCAACTACGGGCGCCATCATGACCCCCGTCTACTTGAGTTCCACCTACGTCCAGGACGGACCTGGGGAACACAAGGGTTATGAGTACAGCCGGACGCACAACCCCACGCGCAAGGCCCTCCAGGACTGTCTGGCCGCGCTCGAGGGTGCGAAGCACGGCGCCGCCTTCGCCTCGGGCCTGGCGGCCACGGACATGCTGATGCACATGCTGGACGCCGGTGACCACGTCGTCGTCTCCGACGACGTGTACGGCGGCACCTTCCGCATCTTCGACAAGGTCTTCAAGCGCAGTGGCCTGAACTTCTCCTTCGTCGACCTGTCCCAGCCGGGCGCCTTCGAGGCGGCCATCACGCCCAAGACGAAGATGGTGTGGGTGGAGTCGCCCACCAACCCGATGCTCAAGCTCATCGACCTGGCGCGCATCGCCGAGGTCGCCAGGAAGCGCGGCATCCTGGCCGTCGCGGACAACACCTTCATGACGCCGTACTTCCAGCGCCCGCTGGACCTCGGCTTCGACGTGGTGACGCACTCCACGACGAAGTACCTCAACGGGCACAGCGACGTGGTGGGCGGCTTCGTCTGCACCAGCCGCGACGACGTGGCGGAGCGGATGTACTTCCTCCAGAACGCCGTGGGCGGTGTGTCCGGCGCGTTCGACAGCTTCCTCGTGCTGCGCGGCGTGAAGACGCTCCACGTCCGCATGGACCGGCACGCGCTCAACGCGATGAAGGTGTCCCAGTTCCTCATCTCGCACCCGAAGGTGAAGAAGGTCACCTACCCAGGCCTGGAGACGCATCCGCAGCACGCGCTCGCCAAGCAGCAGATGAAGGGCTTCGGCGGCATGCTGACGTTCGACATCCACGGCGGCCTGGAGGCGGCGCGCCGCTTCCTCAAGACGACGAAGGTGTTCGCGTGCGCCGAGTCGCTCGGCGGCGTCGAGTCCCTCATCGAGCACCCGGCCATCATGACCCACGCGTCCGTGCCGAAGGAGACGCGTGAGAAGCTGGGCATCACGGATGGCTTCATCCGCCTGTCCGTGGGCATCGAGGACTCGCAGGACCTCATCGACGACCTGGCGCAGGCGCTCGACGTGGTGAAGTAG
- a CDS encoding tail fiber domain-containing protein → MSAKTWLVALGLAAVGLGCSGDDGATGAQGLQGNQGTPGPQGERGPAGPPGPSWQVGPGLALNNNVLNLRFGDGAEYPVSNNDLRLSNAREPLPGSGSYIQNHTIGEAQPASFFISGTGTIKDTLTTNANLAVDTESPDATIRPLLKIMNTTTAGVSWDKFPVLTVDSAGGLLARGEAAPGPDFGLPPFEGRGVRLMWWPRKGAFRAGFADTQWSGANIGLYSWAGGYQTTASGRNSFAMGTTSSATADGAIAMGTNVTASSASSVAMGYSVSTKNHPGSFIWGDQSSATVHSVEAPNQFFVRATGGILFRTSADLTKGCSLYTNSADFACTSDRNQKYDFRQVDGEALLDKVAGMPVNTWRYKGEDTAVRHMGPVAQDFHAAFGLGPDNKSIGLLDISGVNLAAIQALEVRTRELREKSAEVDALKSEMAELKRTMARLEAAVLAKDARP, encoded by the coding sequence ATGAGTGCCAAGACGTGGCTGGTCGCGCTGGGGCTCGCGGCCGTGGGGCTCGGCTGCAGTGGAGATGACGGTGCAACGGGGGCCCAAGGTCTCCAGGGCAACCAGGGCACGCCCGGCCCGCAGGGAGAGCGAGGCCCCGCGGGGCCACCAGGCCCGTCGTGGCAGGTGGGCCCGGGGCTGGCGCTGAACAACAACGTCCTCAACCTCCGGTTCGGTGACGGGGCGGAGTATCCCGTCTCCAACAATGACTTGCGCCTGTCGAACGCGCGCGAGCCCCTGCCGGGCAGCGGGAGCTACATCCAGAACCACACCATCGGCGAGGCCCAGCCCGCCTCGTTCTTCATCTCCGGCACGGGAACCATCAAGGACACGCTGACGACGAACGCCAACCTGGCCGTCGACACGGAGAGCCCCGACGCCACCATCAGGCCGCTCCTGAAGATCATGAACACCACCACCGCGGGCGTGAGCTGGGACAAGTTCCCCGTGCTCACCGTGGACTCGGCCGGCGGACTGCTGGCGCGCGGCGAGGCGGCGCCGGGGCCGGACTTCGGCCTGCCCCCCTTCGAGGGCCGGGGTGTCCGCCTCATGTGGTGGCCTCGCAAGGGCGCCTTCCGCGCGGGCTTCGCCGACACGCAGTGGTCCGGCGCCAACATCGGACTCTATTCCTGGGCGGGCGGCTATCAGACCACCGCCAGCGGGCGGAACTCCTTCGCCATGGGCACCACCAGCAGCGCCACCGCCGATGGCGCCATCGCGATGGGCACCAACGTCACCGCCAGCAGCGCCTCCAGCGTCGCGATGGGCTACAGCGTGTCGACGAAGAACCACCCGGGCTCGTTCATCTGGGGTGACCAGTCCAGCGCCACCGTCCACTCCGTCGAGGCGCCCAACCAGTTCTTCGTCCGCGCCACGGGCGGCATCCTCTTCCGCACCAGCGCGGACCTCACGAAGGGCTGCAGCCTCTACACGAACTCCGCCGACTTCGCGTGCACGTCGGACCGCAATCAGAAGTACGACTTCCGTCAGGTCGACGGCGAGGCGCTGCTCGACAAGGTGGCGGGCATGCCCGTCAACACCTGGCGCTACAAGGGCGAGGACACCGCCGTCCGCCACATGGGCCCCGTCGCCCAGGACTTCCATGCCGCCTTTGGCCTGGGTCCGGACAACAAGAGCATCGGTCTGCTCGACATCTCCGGTGTGAACCTCGCGGCCATCCAGGCGCTCGAGGTCCGCACGCGCGAGCTGCGTGAGAAGAGCGCCGAGGTCGACGCGCTCAAGTCCGAGATGGCCGAGCTCAAGCGCACCATGGCCCGGCTCGAGGCCGCCGTCCTCGCGAAGGACGCGCGCCCGTAG
- a CDS encoding MaoC family dehydratase — MRYFEDFQPGETSEAGPYVISREEIIAFAKQFDPQPFHLSDEGGREGIFGGIIASGWHTASICHKLVVEHLLKGSASLGSPGLDELRWLRPVRPGDALTARFEVVSMTPSRSKADRGAIKFRFEVRNQSGEVVMTEIANALFSRRPAGSDAK; from the coding sequence ATGCGCTACTTTGAAGACTTCCAACCCGGTGAGACGAGCGAGGCCGGGCCCTATGTCATCTCGCGGGAGGAGATCATCGCCTTCGCGAAGCAGTTCGACCCGCAGCCCTTCCACCTGAGTGACGAAGGGGGGCGCGAGGGCATCTTCGGCGGCATCATCGCGAGCGGATGGCACACCGCGTCCATCTGCCACAAGCTCGTGGTGGAGCACCTGCTGAAGGGCTCCGCGAGCCTGGGCTCTCCGGGGCTCGACGAGCTGCGGTGGCTGCGTCCGGTGCGGCCCGGGGACGCGCTGACCGCGCGGTTCGAGGTCGTCTCGATGACGCCCTCGCGAAGCAAGGCGGACCGAGGCGCCATCAAGTTCCGCTTCGAGGTCCGCAATCAGTCCGGCGAGGTGGTGATGACTGAAATCGCCAACGCGCTCTTCTCCCGGCGCCCCGCGGGCTCGGACGCGAAGTAG
- a CDS encoding isocitrate lyase/phosphoenolpyruvate mutase family protein → MPIAPPSSIREFRQLHQTGLLLLVNAWDAGSARVMESLGAKAIATTSAGLAWSQGYPDGDLLPVSRLLDAVASIARVVKVPLTVDMEGGYSNEPRAVGELAAGVLDAGAVGINLEDGTGTVDLLCAKIEAVKRAAASKGADLFVNARTDVFLRGIGPAERRVEETLARARRLRDAGADGLFVPGVKAPTDIKAIASEAGLPLNVMAMVGMSHASELESLGARRLSSGANIATATLGRVATLTTEFLRNGGAVSPPEAGITYPAINALLNRA, encoded by the coding sequence ATGCCCATCGCTCCGCCGAGTTCCATCCGTGAGTTCCGTCAGCTGCACCAGACGGGACTGCTGCTGCTCGTCAATGCGTGGGACGCCGGGAGCGCCCGCGTCATGGAGAGCCTGGGGGCCAAGGCCATCGCCACGACGAGCGCGGGCCTGGCCTGGTCCCAGGGCTACCCGGATGGAGACCTTCTCCCGGTGAGCCGGCTCCTGGACGCGGTGGCCTCCATCGCGCGAGTGGTGAAGGTGCCCCTGACGGTGGACATGGAGGGGGGCTACTCGAACGAGCCGCGCGCGGTGGGAGAGCTGGCCGCGGGGGTCCTGGACGCGGGGGCCGTCGGCATCAACCTGGAGGACGGCACCGGCACGGTGGACCTGCTGTGCGCGAAGATTGAAGCCGTGAAGCGCGCCGCGGCGAGCAAGGGCGCGGACCTGTTCGTGAATGCGCGCACGGATGTGTTCCTGCGGGGAATCGGGCCGGCGGAGCGCCGCGTCGAGGAGACATTGGCGCGTGCCCGCCGCCTGCGCGACGCGGGCGCGGACGGCCTCTTCGTCCCCGGCGTGAAGGCCCCCACCGACATCAAGGCCATTGCCTCCGAGGCGGGCCTGCCCCTGAACGTCATGGCGATGGTGGGCATGTCCCATGCCTCAGAGCTGGAGTCCTTGGGAGCGCGCCGACTCAGCTCGGGCGCGAACATCGCCACGGCCACCCTGGGACGCGTGGCGACACTCACCACGGAGTTCCTGCGCAACGGCGGCGCCGTGTCACCGCCGGAAGCGGGCATCACCTACCCCGCCATCAACGCCCTGCTGAACCGGGCCTGA
- the ogt gene encoding methylated-DNA--[protein]-cysteine S-methyltransferase, whose protein sequence is MAETLHFIIDKTDTPIGELIVVADPEGHLRAVDWTEHTGRMRQLLRLHYGEKGYVLEEGKNPGGLTEMMRAYFAGKLDAIDSLPSRTAGTAFQREVWAALREIPCGDTVSYSALAQRIGRPAAVRAVGMANGANPVGIVVPCHRVVGANGSLTGYGGGIERKRWLLAHEAKARASSAA, encoded by the coding sequence ATGGCTGAGACGCTTCACTTCATCATCGACAAGACGGACACGCCCATCGGCGAGCTCATCGTCGTCGCGGACCCCGAGGGACACCTGCGCGCGGTGGACTGGACGGAGCACACCGGGCGCATGCGGCAGTTGCTGCGGCTGCACTATGGCGAGAAGGGGTACGTGCTCGAGGAGGGCAAGAACCCTGGCGGCCTCACCGAGATGATGCGGGCGTACTTCGCGGGGAAGCTGGACGCCATCGACAGCCTGCCCTCCCGCACCGCGGGCACCGCGTTCCAGCGCGAGGTGTGGGCGGCGCTGCGTGAAATCCCCTGCGGGGACACCGTCTCGTACTCGGCGCTGGCGCAGCGCATCGGCCGGCCCGCGGCGGTGCGCGCGGTGGGCATGGCCAATGGCGCCAACCCCGTGGGCATCGTCGTCCCGTGTCATCGCGTGGTGGGCGCCAACGGCTCGCTCACCGGCTACGGTGGCGGCATCGAGCGCAAGCGCTGGCTGCTCGCGCATGAAGCGAAGGCGCGCGCATCTTCCGCTGCCTGA
- a CDS encoding AlkA N-terminal domain-containing protein, translating to MDLLDSDACYRVLQTRDARFDGRLFVGVTSTGIYCRPICPARTPKRENCTFHASAAAAQEAGFRPCLRCRPETAPDLASWRGTSNTVSRALALIAEGALDGGEAGVEALGERLGVGERQLRRLFKQHLGASPVAVAQTRRVLFAKQLIQETRMPLAEVALASGFGSVRRFNETFQALYQRPPGALRRKRVASEDSSSAVAEAGVTLRLRYRPPYDWASMLEYLSARAIDGVEQVSRTGYRRMVSQDGGVGTVEVSHEPARNNLVVTIRFPRVASLPAIVARVRRVFDVGADIEVIGAHLAKDPFLAPLVALRPGLRAPGGWDGFELAVRAILGQQVTVEAARKLAGHLVALCGEGLPVPEGLPPGLGRTFPSPERVASTDLTALGMPSARKATLKALADAALADPLLFHPFGTVEEGIARLRSIRGVGEWTAQYIALRALRETDAFPASDVALLRSAATDEGARPSPEDLLQRAEPWRPWRAYAAQHLWASDPGPRTRLPEARHG from the coding sequence ATGGACCTGCTCGACTCCGACGCCTGCTATCGCGTCCTTCAGACGCGGGATGCCCGCTTCGACGGCCGGCTCTTCGTCGGAGTGACGTCGACCGGCATCTACTGCCGCCCCATCTGCCCGGCCCGCACGCCCAAGCGGGAGAACTGCACCTTCCACGCGTCCGCCGCCGCCGCGCAGGAGGCGGGCTTCCGGCCCTGCCTGCGCTGCCGCCCCGAGACGGCGCCCGACCTGGCCTCCTGGCGAGGCACTTCCAACACCGTGTCGCGCGCCCTGGCCCTCATCGCGGAAGGCGCCTTGGACGGCGGCGAGGCGGGCGTCGAGGCCCTGGGCGAGCGGCTGGGCGTGGGCGAGCGCCAGCTGCGCCGCCTCTTCAAGCAGCACCTGGGCGCCTCCCCCGTCGCCGTCGCGCAGACGCGCCGCGTGCTCTTCGCCAAGCAGCTCATCCAGGAGACGCGGATGCCGCTCGCGGAGGTGGCGCTCGCGTCGGGGTTTGGCAGCGTGCGGCGCTTCAACGAGACGTTCCAGGCGCTCTACCAACGCCCGCCCGGCGCGCTTCGCCGCAAGCGCGTGGCCTCGGAGGATTCCTCCAGCGCGGTGGCGGAGGCGGGCGTGACGCTGCGGCTGCGCTACCGGCCTCCCTATGACTGGGCCTCCATGCTCGAGTACCTCTCCGCGCGCGCCATCGACGGCGTGGAGCAGGTCTCTCGCACGGGCTACCGGCGCATGGTGTCCCAGGATGGCGGCGTGGGCACGGTGGAGGTGTCGCACGAGCCCGCGCGCAACAACCTAGTGGTGACGATTCGCTTCCCTCGCGTGGCGTCGCTGCCCGCCATCGTCGCGCGCGTGCGCCGGGTGTTCGACGTGGGCGCGGACATCGAGGTGATTGGCGCCCACCTCGCCAAGGACCCGTTCCTCGCGCCGCTCGTCGCACTGCGGCCCGGGCTGCGAGCGCCGGGTGGCTGGGACGGCTTCGAATTGGCGGTGCGAGCAATCCTGGGCCAGCAGGTGACGGTGGAGGCGGCGCGAAAGCTCGCGGGCCACCTCGTGGCCCTGTGTGGCGAGGGCCTCCCCGTGCCGGAGGGGCTGCCTCCCGGGCTGGGCCGGACCTTCCCCTCCCCCGAGCGCGTCGCGAGCACGGACCTGACCGCGCTGGGGATGCCCTCCGCGCGCAAGGCGACGTTGAAGGCACTGGCGGACGCGGCGCTGGCGGACCCGCTCCTCTTCCATCCGTTCGGCACCGTCGAGGAGGGCATCGCCCGGCTGCGCTCCATCCGAGGCGTGGGCGAGTGGACCGCGCAGTACATCGCGCTGCGCGCCTTGCGAGAGACGGATGCCTTCCCGGCCAGCGATGTCGCGCTGCTGCGGAGCGCGGCGACGGATGAGGGAGCACGCCCCTCGCCCGAGGACCTGCTGCAACGCGCGGAGCCCTGGCGGCCCTGGCGGGCCTATGCCGCGCAACACCTGTGGGCGTCGGACCCGGGCCCTCGCACACGACTTCCGGAGGCACGTCATGGCTGA
- a CDS encoding pyridoxal-phosphate dependent enzyme, producing MDIHDNILNAIGNTPLVKLNKLVGPNDATVLVKCEFMNPGASIKDRMALYIIEKAEKEGKLKPGGTIVENTSGNTGMGVALAAAVKGYKCIFTMPDKMSLEKINRLKALGAQVVVTPTNVPAEDPRSYYETAKRLHRETPGAFMLNQYHNPDNIAAHYALTGPEIHEQTSGKIDYFVSGLGTGGTMSGAGKYLKEKIPGLKNVGVDPVGSVYEGYFKTGKMTEPHVYKVEGIGEDMLCGAMDFKVVDDVRQVDDRQCFIAARRLAREEGIFAGGSSGAAVHVAVQLAKEVGKGKTIVVVLPDSGSSYISKFHSDEWMRDNGFLEDKGTGTVRDIVGAKQRDVKTARKGDRVDQVVETMRGHGISQMPVVSEDGRAVGMVHEYDLLNALVAGKVKFADAIDSIVAPLQGALSLDTSIARLREIFAMDNVAVVKEGEKVVAIVTKIDLIDFLHRTTAA from the coding sequence ATGGACATCCACGACAACATCCTCAACGCCATTGGCAACACGCCCCTGGTCAAGCTCAACAAGCTCGTCGGTCCCAACGACGCGACCGTGCTGGTCAAGTGCGAGTTCATGAACCCGGGCGCGTCCATCAAGGACCGCATGGCGCTGTACATCATCGAGAAGGCCGAGAAGGAGGGGAAGCTCAAGCCCGGCGGCACCATCGTCGAGAACACCTCCGGCAACACCGGCATGGGCGTGGCGCTGGCGGCGGCGGTGAAGGGCTACAAGTGCATCTTCACGATGCCGGACAAGATGTCGCTGGAGAAGATCAACCGCCTGAAGGCGCTGGGCGCCCAGGTGGTGGTGACGCCGACGAACGTCCCGGCCGAGGACCCGCGCAGCTACTACGAGACGGCCAAGCGCCTGCACCGCGAGACGCCGGGCGCGTTCATGCTCAACCAGTACCACAACCCGGACAACATCGCGGCGCACTACGCCCTCACGGGTCCGGAGATCCACGAGCAGACGAGCGGCAAGATTGACTACTTCGTCTCCGGCCTGGGCACCGGCGGGACGATGAGCGGCGCGGGCAAGTACCTCAAGGAGAAGATTCCGGGCCTGAAGAACGTGGGCGTGGACCCGGTGGGCTCCGTGTACGAGGGCTACTTCAAGACGGGCAAGATGACCGAGCCGCACGTCTACAAGGTGGAAGGTATCGGCGAGGACATGCTGTGCGGCGCCATGGACTTCAAGGTCGTGGACGACGTGCGCCAGGTGGATGACCGCCAGTGCTTCATCGCGGCGCGGCGGCTGGCGCGCGAGGAGGGCATCTTCGCGGGTGGCTCCTCCGGCGCGGCGGTGCACGTGGCCGTGCAGCTGGCGAAGGAGGTGGGCAAGGGCAAGACCATCGTCGTCGTGCTCCCCGACTCCGGCAGCAGCTACATCAGCAAGTTCCACTCGGACGAGTGGATGCGCGACAACGGCTTCCTGGAGGACAAGGGCACGGGCACCGTGCGCGACATCGTCGGCGCCAAGCAGCGCGACGTGAAGACGGCGCGCAAGGGCGACCGCGTGGACCAGGTGGTGGAGACGATGCGCGGCCACGGCATCAGCCAGATGCCCGTGGTGTCCGAGGACGGCCGCGCGGTGGGCATGGTGCACGAGTACGACCTGCTCAACGCGCTGGTCGCCGGGAAGGTGAAGTTCGCCGACGCCATCGACTCCATCGTCGCCCCGCTCCAGGGCGCGCTGTCGCTGGACACGAGCATCGCCCGCCTGCGCGAAATCTTCGCGATGGACAACGTCGCCGTCGTGAAGGAGGGCGAGAAGGTCGTCGCCATCGTCACGAAGATCGACCTCATCGACTTCCTGCACCGCACGACGGCGGCCTAG